The Cervus elaphus chromosome 12, mCerEla1.1, whole genome shotgun sequence genome includes a region encoding these proteins:
- the GSTZ1 gene encoding maleylacetoacetate isomerase isoform X3, whose translation MAESSKPILYSYFRSSCSWRVRIALALKNIDYETVAVNLIKDGGQQFSEEFQALNPMKQVPALKIDGITISQSLAIIEYLEETRPTPRLLPRDPKKRAQVRMVSDLITSGIQPLQNLSVLKQVGQENQLTWAQQAITSGFNALEQILQSSAGRYCVGDEVSMADLCLAPQVANADRFKVDLTPYPTISRINKSLLALEAFHVSHPCRQPDTPPELRA comes from the exons ATGGCTGAGTCGAGCAAG CCCATCCTGTATTCCTATTTCCGAAGCTCCTGCTCATGGAGAGTTCGAATCG CTCTGGCCTTGAAAAACATTGACTATGAGACAGTAGCCGTCAACCTCATAAAGGATGGGGGCCAGCAG TTCTCTGAAGAATTCCAGGCCCTGAATCCCATGAAGCAGGTGCCAGCCCTGAAGATTGATGGAATCACCATTAGCCAGTCC CTGGCTATCATCGAGTATCTGGAGGAGACCCGGCCCACGCCACGACTCCTGCCTCGGGACCCGAAGAAGAGGGCCCAGGTGCGCATGGTGTCTGACCTCATCACCAGCGGCATCCAGCCCCTGCAG AACCTGTCTGTCCTGAAGCAGGTGGGACAGGAGAACCAGCTGACCTGGGCCCAGCAGGCCATCACTTCTGGCTTTAACG CTCTGGAGCAGATCCTGCAGAGCTCGGCCGGGAGGTACTGTGTGGGGGACGAG GTGTCCATGGCTGACCTCTGCTTAGCGCCTCAGGTGGCGAATGCTGACAG GTTCAAGGTGGACCTCACTCCCTACCCCACCATCAGCCGCATCAACAAGTCACTGCTGGCCTTGGAGGCCTTCCACGTGTCTCACCCCTGTCGGCAGCCGGATACACCCCCCGAGCTGAGGGCCTAG
- the GSTZ1 gene encoding maleylacetoacetate isomerase isoform X4 encodes MQVGKPILYSYFRSSCSWRVRIALALKNIDYETVAVNLIKDGGQQFSEEFQALNPMKQVPALKIDGITISQSLAIIEYLEETRPTPRLLPRDPKKRAQVRMVSDLITSGIQPLQNLSVLKQVGQENQLTWAQQAITSGFNALEQILQSSAGRYCVGDEVSMADLCLAPQVANADRFKVDLTPYPTISRINKSLLALEAFHVSHPCRQPDTPPELRA; translated from the exons CCCATCCTGTATTCCTATTTCCGAAGCTCCTGCTCATGGAGAGTTCGAATCG CTCTGGCCTTGAAAAACATTGACTATGAGACAGTAGCCGTCAACCTCATAAAGGATGGGGGCCAGCAG TTCTCTGAAGAATTCCAGGCCCTGAATCCCATGAAGCAGGTGCCAGCCCTGAAGATTGATGGAATCACCATTAGCCAGTCC CTGGCTATCATCGAGTATCTGGAGGAGACCCGGCCCACGCCACGACTCCTGCCTCGGGACCCGAAGAAGAGGGCCCAGGTGCGCATGGTGTCTGACCTCATCACCAGCGGCATCCAGCCCCTGCAG AACCTGTCTGTCCTGAAGCAGGTGGGACAGGAGAACCAGCTGACCTGGGCCCAGCAGGCCATCACTTCTGGCTTTAACG CTCTGGAGCAGATCCTGCAGAGCTCGGCCGGGAGGTACTGTGTGGGGGACGAG GTGTCCATGGCTGACCTCTGCTTAGCGCCTCAGGTGGCGAATGCTGACAG GTTCAAGGTGGACCTCACTCCCTACCCCACCATCAGCCGCATCAACAAGTCACTGCTGGCCTTGGAGGCCTTCCACGTGTCTCACCCCTGTCGGCAGCCGGATACACCCCCCGAGCTGAGGGCCTAG